The nucleotide sequence GTGGCTCAGCAGAAGGCAGGCATGGGCAGAGCCAAGGGGTTCTCCtggggggatgggcagggccCAGGGGTCTCAGTCGGGGGGTGGGCGAGGTCAGAGAGGAGGGCAATGGACGGGGTTGGGCTGGGAGTGctcagcagcagggggctgggctcagttGGGGTCTCGCAGGCCTAGccatggagcagggcaggggctggatggCAGGACACCCGACGGCTGCCGAGTGTCATGGCCTGTCCTGATGCCCCCGCCTACCCCATCAACACCTGCACTGGGCTTTGGGGCCAGATGTCTCCCCTAGGCCCGCCCTgcgggctctgctccagcagcacagGGCAATGGGGTGTGTCCAGGCAGCCGAGAGGTGGGAGCTGGCTCTTGCCATTGGTACAGCGGCCCCCGCAGAGGGCAGGGGCTCCTGGCCgtccctgcaggctccctgggcagtCGAGCTTAGTGGGCACCTGGAGACAGTTATGTTCCCAGCCCAGTGGCTAGCTTGTGGGGCACCTGTGCCCGATCCTGGGTCTCTGTCCTGTGCCCTGACCAGTGGGGTGACACCGCGCCCACGCTGGGTTTGTTGGCAGACGTCAGCCCCACCAGGCAGGGTGTGGATCACCGGCAGGTGCAGCGCGAGCTCGGCCAGGTCGTGGTGCAGCTGCAGGAGCCCGTCATCCTCACCTCGACCACCATCCAGGTGTCCTGGACGGTGAGTACCGGCTCCGGCTTggcccgggggtggggaggtggaggcGGGCATGGAAGTGTAGAGAGAGCCGGGTGGGCGTGCCAGGGCATTGTGGATGGTGCGTTGCTGGGGGTGGCAtagaggggcagggggcaggggcagcagggggcctggaggggcaggggcggtGCAGCGGGCATGGGGAGGCTAGTGGGGGGCATGGGTGGAGGTGTGTCagtagggagggaggggggcagtgcagtaggtggggtgggggctgcacagCATGCGGAGCAGCCTGGTTCCAGCTCTCCAGAGGCTGGGGGCCATGTTGGAGCCACGGGCGAGCGCTCCCCAATGCTGTCCCGTGGCttggccccctcctccccaggtgaATCGCCAGGCCCAGTTCATCCAGGGCTACCGGGTGCTGTACCGCCCGCGGGGCGGCGCCTGGCTGGTGCAGGACGTGCCGGCGCCGGCCCAGCGCAGCGCcgtgctgctggagctgcacaaGGGCCAGGAGTACGAGCTCAAGCTCCGCCCCTACTTCGACGAGTTCCAGGGCATGGACAGCGAGGTGCTGGTGGTGCGCACGCCTGAGGAAGGTCAGTGCGGGGGGTGGCAGCCCCAGCGCAGGGCCGGCATCTCCCCAGGCAGCTGCCGTGCCGTGGGCCAGCGCCGGAGCCGTCTGCAGGGCCTCGGGCTCCCTGGTGTCCTCGGGCAGAGGAGCCCGGCGCTGAGCAGAGggggagggcaggctggggggtccGGCGCTGCTGAGGGGAGGAGTGTGACGCGCATCTGGGCAGAACGCCGACCTGCCTGCCCCATGGACGGGCTGTCCCATAATGCCGACCTCGGCTGACCTGACAGCTCCCCAGGCCGTGGGCTGTGGCTGCCTACTGCCCGTCATGGAGCCAGCGGCCATGCTCCGGGACGGGCTCCCTCCCCGGCCTCTGCCGACAGGGTGTTGGCTTATCAGAGCCGTGGCCGAGCAGCTACcgcctgggctgggagcagggcttgcTGTCCCCCCTGGTGTGCTggctccctggggctgggccaggtcCAGGGGCCCCAGGAGGCTCTCGGGGCCAGGCCTGGTGCTCACGGTTGGCCGGTCCCCTTGGCGCCAGTGCCCAGCTCAGCGCACAGGGGGCAGCCCCCCCTCAGTGCTTAGCACTAaaccctctttcctccctcccagcccccagtgccccccctcAGGCGGTTTCCGTGGTAACAGTGGGCAACAGCACCAGCATCAGCGTGTCGTGGGAGCCGCCCCCCGCCGGCGAGCAGAACGGCATCATCCAGGATTACCGGGTAAGGTGGTAATGCAGGGGGCAGGCACCAAGTGAATCCAATGTGCCGGTCACAGGTGCTGCCGGGAGGGTTCGCCCCCGCTGGCACGAGTCACCAAGTCCCCGCACTGCCTGCAGGCTCTGGCAGGGCCGATGCCAggcacctgggggtgggggccgcTGCTCCGTGTCGTCCCCGAAGCCCCGGGTAACCAGAGTCTTCTCCCTGGCAGATCTGGTGCCTGGGGAACGAGAGCCGCTTCCACATCAACAGGAGCGTGGAGGGCACGGTGCACTCAACagtgctgcaggggctggtgccCGGGGTGCTGTACCGCACCGAGGTGGCCGCTGTCACCAGTGCCGGCATCGGAGTGAGGAGCGCGCCCGTCACCATCCAGATCAGTGAGTGCGCCCGGCAGAGCGGGCACGTGGCGGCTCTCGCCCCAGGGCCTCcctttgcccccctccctgcccaggcttTGCACGTCTCTCACCCGTGGAGTCGCTGCAGCGCTGTGCTGAGCTGGGCACTGCCCGTGCGCGGTGAGGGGCAGCGAGGCACTGGAGTGAGGGTGAGACGACTCCGTCTGGACACGCTGCCGGGGCGCTGGGTTGCTTGCAGCTCAGCagactgcaggcagggcaggcagggaggggaagtctctgcCGTGGGTGTCAGGGCTCAGTGCCTGCTAGGGTCAGAGGGATGCTGACTGCCGGgatgctggggtgtgtgtgacaTGGCACCGGTGGCGTTCACGGGGTTGCAGCAGAGTGGCATGAAGGGGTACATGTGCCAGCTGCCCTCCTCTGCCCTACAGGCAGATGAGTCCTGCAGCCCCAGCGGGCCATGCAGACGCCCTCTGACTGCCTTGCCTTTGCCACCTGTACCCACCGCAGAGCCTGCCCTGGACCAGGGCTCGGTGCCCATCAGCAGTGGGGAGAACGTGAGCCTGGCCGAGCAGATCACAGATGTGGTGAAACAGCCGGCCTTCATCGCGGGCATTGGCGGGGCCTGCTGGGTCATCCTGATGTGCTTCAGCCTCTGGATCTACTGGCGCCGCAAGAAGAGGAAGGAGCTGAGCCATTACACGGGTGAGGggccagctcccctccacccccaccccaacccccatcgACATGCACCAGGGACCACCCTCACCCCAGTGCGTCAGGGACCAaccccatcccaacccccaccccagtgcaccAGGGaccgcccccatcccagcccacaCCACCATGTACCAGGGACCGCCCCACCCCAGTGCACCAgggaccacccccaccccagtgcaccagggaccacccccatcccaacccACACCATCATGCACCACGGTCTGCCCCGACCCCAACCCACACTACCACGCACCAGGGACCGCCCACACCGTCACGCACCaggttctgcccccaccccagtgcaccAGGGACCACCCCTACCACAACCCTCCACCACCACGCACCAGGGACCAATCCCGCTCCAGTGTGCCGGGGACAGCCCCCACCCAATCCCTACTCCACTGGCCCCAGGCTACGCAGGCTCTGCCCTCTGGGCCTCGTACGCCCCGCACTCTCTGCAGGACAGCAAGTAGCACCTTGCAACCCCTGAGCCCTCCTGCGCctccctggagcatccagcccctgtcCCCGGCTCTCTCAGTGTGCCCAATCCACTGCTCCCAAAGGTACAGTGCACCCAGCtcacctgttcccctccactCACCGCCCTGCTTCACGCTCACCCGGTTACATAGCAAATGAAGTCCGAGCACGTACTCGAGAGCCTCGGCACTCTCCCGTCTCatgcagcagtggttctcagcctgtaCTCTACGGGGCCTGGGGGGCCTGCACACTGTCTGTGGGGGCCGCGAAAGACAGACTGAAAAGTGATGGAACAGAATTCAATTATATACAGACAATTGgcttccaaaggggtctgcaaaGGAGAACCACAGTCATACAGTACTGCTCGGCCGTGCTTCCCAGCCAGGCCGGCTGCGCCCCTCGGCCAGGAGAGCACGGCGGTCAGTGAAGGATCCAGGGGCCTCTTGGTACCCTGAGTACATCAGACCAACCTGTTGGCCCGGTGCTGACTGTCCATTTTTGGAGTGGAACGCCCGGTCGGAAAGGGACCTGGTGGCTCCGGTCGGCACCACTGAcaaggctgttaaaagtccagtcagcggtgaagtgggggcccagggctaaggcagctctgcatggctcccagaagcggccaccaggaccctgcatcccccacatcccaacccccagccctgagccccctcctgccccctgaatccctcatttctggccccacccagagcctgcacccccagcccagagcccgtacccccccacccctgcactccaaactggagccctctcccacaccccaaaccactcagccccaccccagagccctcctgcaccccaaccccctgccccaccctggtgaaaatgagtcagggtgggggagagcgagtgacagagggaggggggatggagtgagtgggggcagggcctcggagaaaCGGCGGGGCCGGgacggggcctcagggaaggggtgtttggttttatgccattagaaagttggcaaccctaagtatGGAACTGAGGGGGGCAGTACCCAGCGACCGGGCGGAGACAAGCATCTGCTACCACCCCCTGAACGAGCTGCCCCCTCCTGGTGACCGGCCTTAACTCCCCGTCCTAGGAGCAGGCTTCTCCCTAGATATATGACTTCTGCAGCGTTCTCTGTGGGTCCATCTCGCAGAGCTTGTGGCGACCCAGGGGGCTAGTGGCCCTCGGCTGAGACCTCACAAGCCACCCTTTGGTGAACCCTTACGCAGATATCTGCCATGGGGATCCCTGTGCCCGCTGCCCGTTGGCTCCCAGGGGTCCCGGGGTCAcaatggtggtgggggagggcggagtAGGGCTCCCCAGCGTGGCTGCTAGCACCAGACAGCTGGGATGGAGGCagctccaggggaacaaggctgGGACCCAATGAGTCACCCACCCCCTGTCAATACAATGTCCCAGGCTGTGGGCTGGGGTCTGACGGGGCTGAGGTGTGCCATGCTCCCGTGAATGCCCCTGTGCTGCCCtgtgcctggccccagctcccaccccctgccctgccgctCGCTCCCCGGCTGTGCCCTGGCATTCTGCTGCGACTGATCGTCTCCCCTCCTCTCTTGCAGCCTCCTTTGCCTACACGCCAGCAGGTAAGGCCCTTCCCTCGCCCCAGCCACGGGGCTCCCCGGGAACGTGTCGGGGCCCCTTGACCCAGCTGGAGTTACAGAGATTATCTAGAGTCCCATTTCCCTGAACGCAGGAGGCGGCGAGCAGCAGGAGCCGAGCCTGCTGTCACCTGCACCCAAAGAGCTTTCCTCTGCTCGGCTTTCTCGCTGCTGCCGTCTCTGCCATGTCTCTCACCCCCTTCACCCAGTGGTGCCCGGCCGAGCCCTGTCCACATAGGTCAGAGCCCGGCCCGGCCTTGGAGCTGTCTTGGTCCTGGCCTGTGACATGGGCCtgtgtttggggggggcggggttcgGGCTGCTGGACTGCGGGAGCTGCCTGCTTACCACAGCCTTGTCACCGTGCTCTGCAAAGACAGCTGGGCCCGACCACCCGACCCCCAGCAGCCGGGTCTCACCCGACCCCCAGCAGCCGGATCCCACCCGACCCCCAGCAGCCTGGTCCCACCCGACCCCCAGCAGCCTGGTCCCACCCGACCCCCAGCAGCCGGATCCCACCTGACTCCCAGCAGCCAGATCCCACccgacccccagcagccaggtcccaCCCGACCCCCAGCAGCCTGGTCCCACCCGACCCCCAGCCAGATCCCACCCGACCCCCAGCAGCCgggtcccaccccaccccagcagcggATCCCACCTGACCCCCAGCAGCCTGGTCCCACCCGACCCCAGCAGCCAGATCCCACCCGACCCCAGCAGCCTGGTCCCACCGACCCCAGCAGCCAGATCCCACCCGACCCCCACGAGCCGGGTCCCACGCGTCCCCCAGCAGCCTGCTCCCACccgacccccagcagccaggtcccaCCCGACCCCCAGCAGCCTGGTCCCACCCGACCCCCAGCAGCCGGGTCCCACCCGACCCCCAGCAGCCGAGTCTCACTGCAGCGTCTCTGTCTCTTTCAGTCTCATTCCCGCATGCAGAGGGGCCGGCCCGCGGCAACAGCAGGTGAgtgcagagacccccccccaccccacactccgCAGCTGCTGGGGAAACCCTCCAGCGGTGCTACCCAGCATGCAGTGCACCTAGCCCCagcccttccctctctccctgcagaccGGGCATGCTGGCCATGGCCACCAGCGCCTCCAACTACCCCTGGCTGGCGGACTCGTGGCCCGCCCCCAACCTGCTGCGCAATGGGAATGCCAAGGAGCCTGGCACGGGCTGCTGCACGGGGATCCACGATGCCACGGAGAGATATTACAATGGTACTGGTGGGGCAtggggagctgcgggtggccaggccctggcagggggctgggcttagAGCAGTCAGGAGAGAGGCCAGGACTGTGGGAGCTGGGCGGGTGAAGGAGCCGACCTGAGTCCCTCTCTGGGGGCCCAAGCCGGCTTCGCTGTCgctggctctggggagcagctgggccgAGCCCCTGGAGAGGGGCAGGAGAAGCAGCCCAAGGCAGCTGGGCCAATGCTGGCCACTCTGGGCCAGCAATAGCTCGGAGCCCACGTGGCGGGCGGGGTAGGAGCCAAATGGCCCCAAAGGCGGCTGAGCTGTCCCCATCGCGAGGTGTCCTGTGTCTGTGACTTGCCCCGCAGAGGCCGGGATTTCCAACTACCTCGCCCAGACGGAGAAGTTTGGGGCGGGCGCGTCGGACGGGCCCATTTACAGCACCATTGACCCTGCCAGCGACGAGCTGAGGACCTTCAACGGGGCCTTCTCGCAGCACACCACGCCTTACGCCAGCACGCCCCTGGTGCCGTACGGGGTGCCCagcctgccctcccctgacgcggAGGAGAGCCCGCggagcccccagcctggcccctccgGCAGCCAGTACGCGCTGCCGGagcgcagcagggctgagcagggtAGGGACGCCGGGTGGGAACCGCTGGGGATGGCAGCTGGGCAGGCAGTGGGCCCCGGGGACGTGGGGTGGGGCCCCGTGACCTGGTGCCAGGCACAGAGTTCTCTTCCGGCAGCTGGGCCCAGTCGCCCTCAGGGCATGGGAGCCACATTCCGCTGCCAGGAGCGCCCCAAGGACAGCGCAGAGTGTCTCCAAAGGGGATCGGCTGGACCCTGGGCCCAGCCCATGGCCTCAGCAGCCGCTGtggagccccctccctgcaggtgAGCCCCTGTGACGCAGGAGACAGGGGGCTCGCTGTggggctgccccactccctgtgtcaGAAACGCCTGTCTGGCTCCGGTCTCTCTAGTGGCGAAAATCGGCAAAGCAAAGTCGATGGGGAAGCCGGTGAAAACGCCCTCTCTGAACTGGATGGAGCTGCTGCCCCCTCCGCCTCCGGCCAGCGAGCTGAGCCAGTacaccgaggaggaggaggaggacgaagaggaggaggaggaggagctggctgccaggTGAGCACAGTTACCACTCTCTCTGTCCTAGCAGGGACGGTGCCAGCAATGCCATGGGCAGGATCTCGATGCCCTTGGCAACACAGAGTCTGCACCAGTGGCTGCCAGGGCCAGGCAAACATCGCCACCGGCACcaggctgccccagccctgctagAGACGCcgcagggagctgggagggtcCAGGCAGACCTTTGGCATTGCCAGCCTGCCCTGGACTCGCCCAGGCCCGCCTGGGTCAGGTCAGAGGCTCGGTCAGGAGAGTCTGTGGCAAAGGCTGATTACAGCTGTAGCCGTGGGGCACCTACCACTTCAGCCTGGCTTTGCCCCAGCCCAGGATGGCAACGTGTACTACTGGGGGGCTCAGGGCGCCCTCACATCAGCCCTATCAGAGCCTCAGCCATGGGCTCCGGGCAGCACAGTGGGTGTCACCCCTGCCGCGGCCTCTCCAGAGCGAGGCTTGAGCCATGGCCTACACACGGGAGCTGGGCCAGGTGGCCGTGTAGAGCTGGGTAGGGTGGGAGGcgcggcgggcggggcggggcagggcagggagatgtgGGAGGcatgtggggcagggaggcacATGGGGAGGCatgtagggctgagcagggagctgcatggggctgggcagggcgagGGAGGCacctggggccgggcagggaggAGCGTGGGATGGGTGGGGAGGCGCAGGGGACAGGCGTGGCGTATGCAGCTGGCTGGGGTGAGAGAGGCACATGGGATCGGGCAGAGAGACCTGTGGGGTCGGGCGGGGAGACACATGGAGCCAGACGGGGAGGTGCGTGGGATGGGTGAGGAGGCCTgtggagctgggaggggaggcgGGTGGGCCGGGTGGGGAGACACGTGGAGCCGGACAGGGAGGAatgggggccgggcggggaggcCTGTGGAGCTAGGCAGGATGAGGGAGGCccgcggggctgggggggtggctgTGAGAGCCAGAGGCGCCATCCAGGCCTGTGGTGCCCAGCAGGGTCTAACATCCCCCCGCTTGCAGCATGGACGCAGAGGAATGGTGCCCCCCGCTGCCCGAACGCACCTACCTGATGGAGAACGTCCAGGAGGaacagtgccccctgcccccgccccgcggcGACATCGCCTCACCTGCCCACTCCTACGGGCAGCAGTCCACGGCCACGCTGACGCCCTCACCGCGCGATGAGATGAGAGCTGCCGAGGACATCCCCAGGCTGCATCACTTCGAGATCCCCCACCTGCCCCGGTAGGAGGCATCCCcgcccctggggctcaggctccGGGAACTTCCCCGAATCCTTCGCGGGAGAGAGAAGCTGTGCGGATGGAGTGCCAGCCTGGGTCGCGCCAGCTTCCCCGCTCAGCGCTGCctgtgcccctcagtcccgacctgcCGCCCCCtgatagcccagccctgggctccccccacacacggcagaacagaagaatggccagactgggtcagaccaatggtccgtccagcccagtgtcctgtctcctgACAGCAGCCAGggacaggtgcttcagagggcaATTATAGTCCAGTCCCAGCTCCACAGGCAgagttagggacacccagagcatggggttactGCCCTGACCAGAGGCGCCAACTTCCCCTCTACCCGCTGGGTGCTTGACTCCCACCCGCCCTtggcccacctcttcccgcccctgcaccgccctcaccccacccccattccaccccttccccaaagtccccgccccaccctgcctccttcccgcccccattccaccccttcgccaatgcccccaccccttctccgcctcctcccctgaatgtgccgcatccccactcctccttctccctcccggACAttcctaagcgccgccaaacagctgttaggcggcgGTGGGGTTGCGGGAAGTGCTAGGAGGGAGGGATAGGAGCGGGGAGGCAGCGCacttgggagggggggaggaggcgaggcaggggcggggggtgaggagagcttggctgccggtgggtgccgagcacccactaatttttccatgtgggtgctccaaccccagagcacccacggtgTCAGGGCCTATGGCTCTGAccctcttggctaacagccatagtcagacctatcctccataaacttagctCATTCTTTTTGGAACCCCATTATAatttggccctcacaacatcccccgtgggcagcaggtggagccaccctttggggaggctagccccagctcagccccttCTGCCCACGCCCCccccgcagccagagccccaaGAACCCCGCTCCTGCCCAGAGGAGGCCTGTGCACCCACCCCTCAGCCAGATCAGTTCCAGGCCACCTGGCGCCCCgagggacccccccacacacacacacacctgctcggAGGTGCCCCAAGactcccccgccaccccccatGGCCTGAGGAGTCCCAGGCCAGCTCCACCCCCCGGTCCCAAGCTGCATCTCTGTGGTCCATCTCTCtgctatgccccatgcaggttccggggCGGCTGAGGAGGCAGCATTTgttactcagcttcctgggttcctcCGTAATCTCCCTTGACTCCCCAGGCCTATTATACCCGCCGCCCatgacatcccctggcaaggagttccacaggttgacagtgcgttgtatgaagaagggcttcattgtgtttgttttaaacctgctgcctatcaattGCATTGGGTGACACCTGGTGCTTGTgttctgtgaaggggtaaataacacttccttagtcactttctcaatcccgacccgcagccccctgctaccccagcccctgctcccccagctccacTGTATCCTGACCTGCAGTGTCCACACTTACCCTCGCCTGGGACAGGGCTGTGCTATGCTGTGCTGTGGCTTTAgactggggagcagagctgaagCTGAAGGGGCTCAGAGCGGTCCTGCGGCATGGCCCTTGTGCAGCCAGTGGAGATGGGTTGCTGGCTCTTGGTCCAGAGCAGAGTTGTGTGCACCCCTGAGGGGGCCGAGAGGCTGGGTTCTCCTCTCAGCAGGCCCCATTGGCAGGGGGCAGCTGTAGCAATGGCTGGTGTTTGCAGGTCTGCCCGGGTGCGGTGGGTGGGTGCCAGgagccctgcccctggctccTGGAGCCGCCCGCTCCCAGGCAGTGGGTGGGTTAACTGGGCTGTCCTTGCTGTTTTCCAGGCGATTACCGAATGGCTCGGGGGCCTTGCCCAGGGCCCCGAGCCCGCCCCTGACTCAGTCCGACCCAAATCTCAATGCCCTCGCGGACGGGGCCGATGGCCACACACCCAGACACGGGCACAGGCGCAACCTGAGTCAGACCCCAGCGCACAGTGCTGAGAACGTCAGTTCCCCGAGCCCAGGTGAGTGCAGCCCAGCCCCCGACGCTCCCGCAGCAGCACCTGTGCCCGGCCGGAGGGACCGATACCCCCTCTCCCGCCATGGTCAGCCCCTGCCAGGCCTGGTGCCTCTGCGGGTGCCAGGGTGGGATCGGGCGCTCCGGCTGCGGAGAgcctgcccagagctgggggagcagcGAGCTGGGCGCTACGGGCACATGCTGTGGGGTGCGGGCGAGGCCCGAGCGCTCAGCCAGCAGCGCCCGTGGGAGGAGATGGGCGATGGAGGCATGTCGGGGACTCACGCTGCCTTTGCCGACAGGTAACGCCCATCCCGCCCCCGGTGACGGGTCCCTGCCCCCGGCACAGAAAACGAGAACGAAGAAAAAGGCCAAGTCCAGCCACTACCGCCGGGAGAAGAAACAGGGAGGTGAGTGTGGGCGCGGCATGTGGCAGCGCCAGCGGCTCCTTCTTCTGGCAGCGAACGCCCCGGCAGCCCAGCCAGTGAGGGAGCTGCTAGCTGTGACGCCCGCGGCAATGGCAGCCGGGCAGCACCGCTCCTGGCTCTTCTGTCTGCCGGGGAGCCGATGGCCCCATTGGTGTAACCCCCGTGTCAGGGCCCGCTCCCAAGTCACACCAACCCCCCATCAGGGGCTCTGCTGGGAGGGGCACAGCCTGATTGGCCCACTGACACAATTCCCTCTGCTTCTCACACAGATCTGCCACCGCCCCCACTGCCACCGCCCAGCGAGGACCCCGGGGCCTCTGCTCAGCCCCCGGCGCCACCACCGGCCTGCGGCGCCTCCTCTCTGGAGAGGGACGTGAGCAGTGCCGGCGCCGCAGAGCGGAGAGCCGGCCATCGGACCGCGCTGGGCCAGCACCAGCACCGAGACGGTAACGCCAGCCACCGCCCGACCTCACCGGGGGCGTCCCAGCTCGCTctcgctgggctgggggctggttcCCAGAGTGCTCTGGGTCCCCCTGTGCAGCACCCACCCGAAACCAGCCACCCTCGGGCACGGACAGGCATGTGCCTGGTGTGATTCCATTGCACAGCACCCTGCTAGCCATACACGGAGCCCGACCCTCCCGATGTCTAGCCCcacagctggctcctgggagGGCCCACGTGGCCCCGGGGccgggctgcggggtggggcgcACGTGGTGGCAATGCAGTTCCATggcagggcactgcgggtctccGAGGTGCCCTGCAGCCAGACTCCAGAGGAGGCCGTGGGCATCCTGGCCCCTGCCCAGGAGCTGTGGGCACTGGGTACATTAAAGATCAAACGCCAAGGGGAGGCAGGGCTTAGCCACGAGTGCCTGAGCTGCATCTGAGCCTGAGCGGCTCCGTGGGCCCATCCCCTGCcatgtgctgcagggggctcccTGCAGGGCCCCGTCCCGACAGGCGCATCCGCTGCGCGTgttgggcagggggtgcgggaggCAGCGCCAGCCCTACCCACGcgcctgccccttcccttgcaGCGGAGGAGATCGCCCCGTACAGCAGGCCCAACTTCCTCTCCAGAGGCCAGGTGTCAAGCAACTGCTCCACGACcggcagctcctcctccaggGGCTCGACGGGGTCCCGGGGCCACGGCTCCGGCCGCAGCAGGACAGCCGGGGACCGGAGTGAGGTGAGCCAAGGCGCGTGACTTGGGGGGCCTGCCACGCACTGGGGAACAGGATGAGGTGGCACCGGGCAGCgagctgcagggacagtgtcTTGCAGcgtggcagaggcagggcaggacACGGGGcccccctggggtggggctgctctGTGGGGTGCCAAGCGTGGGCTGGATGGGGCTGGCTCCCTTTCCCTGCACTGCAAACTGCACCGGGGCTGGTCTGC is from Mauremys reevesii isolate NIE-2019 linkage group 12, ASM1616193v1, whole genome shotgun sequence and encodes:
- the LOC120375836 gene encoding roundabout homolog 3-like isoform X2 → MRRRLLLLRSLLCLVPALVGPTFGSRPRLEDFSPRIVEHPSDLIVSKGEPATLNCKAEGRPTPIIEWYKDGERVETDKEDPRSHRMLLPSGSLFFLRIVHGRRSKPDEGVYVCVARNYLGEAVSRNASLEVAILRDDFRQAPSDVVVAAGEPAVMECIPPRGHPEPTISWKKNSIRISDKDERITIRGGKLMMSNTRKSDAGMYVCVATNMVGERDSEPAELVVFERPTFIRRPINQVVLADDSVDFHCEVQGDPVPTSRWRKEEGELPRGRAEIQNDNTLRISRVSAEDEGTYTCVAENSVGKSEASGSLSVHVPPQLVTRPRDQIVAQGRTVTFHCETKGNPPPAVFWQKEGSQILLFPSQPPQPMGRFSVSPSGEMTITEVQTADSGYYMCQAISVAGSILAKALLEVEDVTSDRIPPIIRRGPANQTLAVDATAQLQCHVTGNPLPSIQWLKDGQQVVGRDPRVSLLDNGTLQVTNVQVTDSGLYVCVATSSTGETTWSGALAVQETGADLQVQLSEPGHLPGPPSVPLVTDVTKNSVTLVWKPSPQRGGAAATTYIIEAFSQSAGSTWQTVADNVRVEKHTVSGLNPNTIYLFLIRAANAYGLSDPSPVSEPVRTQDVSPTRQGVDHRQVQRELGQVVVQLQEPVILTSTTIQVSWTVNRQAQFIQGYRVLYRPRGGAWLVQDVPAPAQRSAVLLELHKGQEYELKLRPYFDEFQGMDSEVLVVRTPEEAPSAPPQAVSVVTVGNSTSISVSWEPPPAGEQNGIIQDYRIWCLGNESRFHINRSVEGTVHSTVLQGLVPGVLYRTEVAAVTSAGIGVRSAPVTIQIKPALDQGSVPISSGENVSLAEQITDVVKQPAFIAGIGGACWVILMCFSLWIYWRRKKRKELSHYTASFAYTPAVSFPHAEGPARGNSRPGMLAMATSASNYPWLADSWPAPNLLRNGNAKEPGTGCCTGIHDATERYYNEAGISNYLAQTEKFGAGASDGPIYSTIDPASDELRTFNGAFSQHTTPYASTPLVPYGVPSLPSPDAEESPRSPQPGPSGSQYALPERSRAEQVAKIGKAKSMGKPVKTPSLNWMELLPPPPPASELSQYTEEEEEDEEEEEEELAASMDAEEWCPPLPERTYLMENVQEEQCPLPPPRGDIASPAHSYGQQSTATLTPSPRDEMRAAEDIPRLHHFEIPHLPRRLPNGSGALPRAPSPPLTQSDPNLNALADGADGHTPRHGHRRNLSQTPAHSAENVSSPSPGNAHPAPGDGSLPPAQKTRTKKKAKSSHYRREKKQGDLPPPPLPPPSEDPGASAQPPAPPPACGASSLERDVSSAGAAERRAGHRTALGQHQHRDAEEIAPYSRPNFLSRGQVSSNCSTTGSSSSRGSTGSRGHGSGRSRTAGDRSEEKR